The genomic window TCTGGTCCGCCGGGATCTGAAGTCAGGAGGCCACTCTGGCGCGGGCACGGGGGAGGATTGCAGTTGTACTTCCCCACCACAGGTCGAAAGCCGTGAGCGCCTGCCGGCACTGGCGGCTATGGCGCTCGCTGCGGTCACGGACTCTCTGTTCGAGTGGCGGCAGCAGGTCGAAGGTGATGTTGGCCGGCTGGAAGTCGCGGGCATCGGCGTGGGTGATGTAATGAACCAGTGAGCCCAGCGCGGTCTCGCGCGGCGCGGGCGGCGGCGCAACGCCGCGAGCAAGCGCTGCGACGTGCAGGCCGGCCAGCAGTCCCGCGGCAATCGATTCCACGTACCCCTCGACGCCGGAAATCTGACCGGCAAAGAAGACGCGCGGATGGGCGCGCAGCGCCAGCGTCTCCGTAAGCAATGCAGGCGCATTGATGTACGTGTTGCGATGGATCTGGCCGTAGCGCAGGAAGCGCGCGTTCTCCAGGCCGGGGATGAGCCGAAGTACCCGAGCCTGTTCGCCGAACTTCAGGTGGTTCTGGAAACCGACCAGGTTGTAGGAATCGGCGCGCAGGTTTTCGCGGCGGAGCTGCACCACGGCGTAGGGCCGGCGTCCGGTGCGCGGATCGCGCAGGCCCACCGGCTTCATGGGTCCGAAGCGCAGCGTTTCGCGGCCGCGACGGGCAATCTCCTCGATGGGCAGGCAGCCTTCGAAGTAGTTGAGCTTCTCCCAGTCGTGGCCGTCCACGGACTGGGCGGCGATCAGCGCGTCATAGAAACGGTCGTACTCGTCGTTGGTGAACGGGCAGTTGATGTAATCGGGCGTGCCCTTGTCGTAGCGCGCCGCGAAGTAGACCCGCGCCATGTCGATGGAGTCGGCCTCCACGATGGGGCTGATGGAATCGTAGAAGGCAAGGTGCGCTGCGCCGGTCAGGCGCGCAATCTCCGGTGAAAGCGCATCGGAGGTGAGCGGGCCGGTGGCGATGATCGAGAGGCCGTCGTCTTCCTCGATGCGCGCGACTTCCTCGCGCCGCAGTCGAATCCGCGGCTCGGCTTCGATGGCGCGGCTGACGTGGGCGGCGAAGGCGGCGCGGTCCACGGCCAGCGCGTGTCCCGCCGGCACGGCCACCGCGCGGGCGCATTCCAGCAGCAGCGACCCGGCGCGGCGCATTTCTTCCTTGAGCAGCCAGGGCGCGGTGTTTTCGCTGTCACTCTTGAGCGAGTTCGAGCAGACCAGCTCGGCGAGGTCGCCGGTCTGATGCGCCGGCGTCGAGCGCACCGGCCGCATTTCGTAGAGCTCGACCTCCAGGCCGCGGCTCGCGCACTGCCAGGCCGCCTCGCAGCCCGCCAGCCCGCCACCGATGATGCGGATTCTCAAAGCCTCAGTCACGATTGATCAAGGGCTACGACCCATCCCTCATTATGCTTTATCGGGATGATCCGCGTTCATCCGTGGCCAATCACAAGATCGCACGCTCGTCGCCCACGCGCCGCGTGACACGCTCACGGTCCAGGTACTCAAGCAGCGGAATCGCGTATTTGCGGCTCACTCCGGCCAGGTCCTTGAAGCGCGCCACGTCGATCTTGGCCGACGTGCTCTTGTACTCCGCGATCCGCCGGCGAAGCTCTGCCAGCGCGGAGGAATGGAAAACGAGGTCGTCCCCCAGCTTGACCAGCACCTTGTCGCGGAGCAGCAAGGTGACGATCTTCTGCGACCTTGTCTTGTCCACGGGCAGTCCGGCCAGCACTTCTTTCAGCGCCGGGACCTTGAGGCCGGCCGTGAGGAAGGCCTGCTCGATGGTGCGGCGTGCGGCGGCCTCCTCGTCACTCAGCACTACGCCGCGCCCGGGCAAGCGTACCTGCTCGCCCAGGACTTCCACTTTGCGCCCCGCGACCAAGGTCGCCAGCGCAGCGTCCAGGATCTCTGGCCGCAGATGCAATTCCTCCCGCAGTTCCTCCTTGCTCATGCCCGGAACCAGCGGGTTCTTGCGGTGAAAGTCCTTGACCCTGTCGACCAACACGCTGTGCAAGGCCTCCAACGCAGGACCGTGGACGAAGACGTCACCGACGCGCAGCATGCGGCGCGCTTGCACTTGCGGCGCCGCCAGGTTCTCCACCGTCTCCCGCGTCCAACCGGTCTCGGCAATCGCCTCGGCCAGCGAAAGCCCGTTGTGACCGCGCCGCGCCACGCGCGCC from Terriglobales bacterium includes these protein-coding regions:
- the trmFO gene encoding methylenetetrahydrofolate--tRNA-(uracil(54)-C(5))-methyltransferase (FADH(2)-oxidizing) TrmFO, which produces MTEALRIRIIGGGLAGCEAAWQCASRGLEVELYEMRPVRSTPAHQTGDLAELVCSNSLKSDSENTAPWLLKEEMRRAGSLLLECARAVAVPAGHALAVDRAAFAAHVSRAIEAEPRIRLRREEVARIEEDDGLSIIATGPLTSDALSPEIARLTGAAHLAFYDSISPIVEADSIDMARVYFAARYDKGTPDYINCPFTNDEYDRFYDALIAAQSVDGHDWEKLNYFEGCLPIEEIARRGRETLRFGPMKPVGLRDPRTGRRPYAVVQLRRENLRADSYNLVGFQNHLKFGEQARVLRLIPGLENARFLRYGQIHRNTYINAPALLTETLALRAHPRVFFAGQISGVEGYVESIAAGLLAGLHVAALARGVAPPPAPRETALGSLVHYITHADARDFQPANITFDLLPPLEQRVRDRSERHSRQCRQALTAFDLWWGSTTAILPRARARVAS